tcCAGAAACACTCGTGGTATATGATCAGTGTGATCTACACCAAAGGCCAGGTGTTACCTGGGTTACAAGATAGCAGTGCTTTTCATATTAACATGCTCTCCAGCAGATAACTCAGAAACCTTTCCTTATCAAGTTCAAATCTTTTAGTTTAAGATGGTTGTAGGTTAACAATGAATTTGACCAAACATTCACCTTGACATGAAACTCttcaaaagtatttttaattCGGCACAAATGTGAGAGGCTTCAGGAGGGAACTTCCTTGTCTAAAAAGAACCAGATATTATGAACGAAAAGGCACAAAGTACAAGATTATCAGTGAACCAAGAAACCAATTAGTTACATGTTACTAAAATAAAAGATTTTGCAGTATTCTTCCCTATTTTTAGCCATCTTAAAGAGCTTCATCTTGGCAAATATGACAACTTTGATAAACCTCTTCATTTTACTCCTTGTATGGCAACTCCAAGGTAAGTGTGCTCATGTGACATCAGAAGAGGAGGGGAGCCGACATGTTGAGATCTGGGAGAGATGCTTCATCCAGAGGGTCTTAATGAAGCTGCTGCAAGTTACTCTGATTACTGTGGCGGATAACATTTGAAGGTTTCTATGCCATGTTTGAGAAAGATGGTAAACTTGGTGTTTCTGAAAAGGCCCATGCCACTGCTCTCCTGCAAGAGAGACAAGGTTGGCTCATTGTAATCAAGGCTAAATTTACATTGTCACTATTAGATGACGTTGTTCTGCTTATCTCCTAGAAGAATGACTACTGATCTGTACTGCTCCTCGGTGAAAATTCACCTTACAATacaatttacacattttattccAATGATTTAGAAAATTCAGTCAATATCTATGGGCTGATCCAAATAAGTCAAGCCTTACAGGGTCTTGAGCGCCTCCATTTATAATAAACTGGAGCCTATGAACCCTTTTTATAAGCTGATTTATAAGACATTTACCAATCATCCAGTgtagaaaataatgtacaaggTGGCTGTGACATCATATATTATTTCTTGTGTGAAACAAAAGAAGTAAGAATACAGGGAGCCAACATGTCGAATTTTTGGAGGCAGAGTCTGTGCAGTAGATACAACATGATGCACAGGTGGAGTCTGGGTAAAGTCCACAAATAAACTACAGGACAACTCAGCTATATTGCCTTTAATGCCTTATATGACCATAAGGCACATACCTGTATACACACAGCCTGAAGCCAAGGCTAGCGCTGTAACAGCCAATAAGAGGATCAAGCAGATGCCACTCAAAATTGaagaaattacattaaattagcCATTGTGACTATAGCCTTGGGtaaacaaataaactgacagatagatatataaaaatgtatatccCTACATAGAGGATTGGCTGTTGACTCATGAGCTCATTGTGAGGTGGGTGGAGTTTACGCTGTTCTGCAgccagccactagagggcaatAGAGGGACAGTGGATCTCCTATGGAGCCCACACAGCGTCAaaaggggggttggggggggggggggggggggggggtatggcCCAGGACTGGAGGGAATTCGGTTTTAAATCTATGTAAAATAGGCCTGTATTATGTGATAATTTGCAGGGCTCTCTGCCAGCCTAATGGTCAGACTGCCACTGGTAAAACAGTCAAATTCAACAAACCAGACACTAAAACTTAATTTATCTTCTATGACCAGACCAAagcagatgtaaaaaaaaacaaaaaaacactttccctGTTTCCTTGTCTGGCTTGTAAGAACAGCTGGCTGTAGCTACACTTTTCAAGCAGATCCAACAAGCCACTAATTACAGGACAatgccagatttttttcccctaatacTTAAGGTTAGGTCTTTTTAATGACAGATACAGATACTGTCATCTGTAGTTTTAATTGACAGAGTAATTTATACTgtattttgtaaagaaaaaaaagtgtcttgaaTGTGGCCAGAGAAGACATTCCCTCTTTACTGTGTTGCCTCACAAACATTACCGTCATGTCtatgatgttttattcatggcAGAATAGTTATTGGACACAAGCAcgtaaattaaaatgaagtttCCTTTTCAGTCTGGTGTCTAATACTCTGACAGCTGCCAGTCAAAAGGACGAGActggacagaaacacaaacaaaatgcctTATGTAGCTTCATCACTGGAGGTGTTGTGTTCACATGTCTACATTTCACAGCATATGTTTATTATTTGGCTAATTTCTTCTCTAGCAACTTGCtggctcaaatgaaaaaatgccTATTTGGGTAGAAATTATAATTAGAAGTTAAAAACGATACTCTACTGGTACAATAGTCGGGGGTCTACACCTTTAATGCTAGCTCGCGAGCTCCTGGGAGCCCCGGACAGGAACGTCCTCGACTCGGAAATATACAGTTTCCGAGGATCACCGGAACGCACCATGACACTGGtcgctagctagctagcttgctTTGCTAATCTGATTTATCTTCTTGGTTGAGCGCACGTAGCTAGGATCACTAAATTGACTTCTGGAAAAATTCTCTAGCTAACATTTAACGCAACATTTACGTGACATAATACAGCACATCGATTCAAGAATGGCATCGCTTGGGGAACCTGTGCGGCTGGAGAGAGGTAACGTTAattagctagcgttagcttgggATTTTATTGTGATTTGTCGTGATGTTTGGGAGATGTTAGCTTAGCTAGCGGTGGCGGTGGCTGTTGTTCTTGACTTTACACGCCTCCTTGTTTAATTAGCTAAGGTTACATTAGCGTCGCCATGCAATATACTGGAGTGGCCTCTCCATTACAGGTAAAAGCAAAGTTAAAGTGCGTTTTTTTCCACGTTTTGACCGtggcgttagctaacgttacgAGCCCTGACGTCAACCGACGTAAATAGTTGGTTAGCTCATTTGTTACGACTTAACCCAGCGTCCAGAGTGGTAACGTTACATTTACTCTGGGACAGACACCCTGGTGATGAGCAGCTCGAAATGTTTAATTGTCTAAACACAGGAGGCACTTGGTTGAACAGATCAAAACGTCAGGCTGCAGTTGTCCTGTGGCTGCTATCCCTACTAACTAATGGAGCCTTGCGAAGAGCCTTGTGGTCCCAGTGTTTCCTGTACAAACTCCTGAAAACAGCCTTTAAACATGATGAATAACATATTTAGTGTATGGGTCTTCCTCAGCCATGACATCATAATGGCGGAGCACTAAGCTAGGTGGTGAAATACTAAAGTCAGAATTAATGTTGGTTGGCTTACCAGAAACCAGCCAGTCTCTTTTCTTATTCCAACCCCTACAGTAGATAAAATACTCTTGAGGTGAAAGTACTGTATACTTTGTATATGTCTGCATGTTTCACtaattaattacaaatatttgAAGGTAACAGCACTTTACCTCTTGCTGTATCATTTCGAGATAATGTGCTTCTGGAGGTAATTCTGCACAGTGATTCCTATGTACACTTAACATAGAGCTAATGATAGTAATGTGCTTGtacaaaatatgaaatcagTGTTCCTAATTACATTTGTAGTGGTTTGAACTGTGTTTATTGCTGTAGTGAAAGGCATAGGCTGAAGAGAAATGATAACCTTGGTGGTGGTCCCTGTGATTTTGTTGACAGATATTTCCCGTGCTATTGAGCTGCTTGACAAGCTCCAGAGGACAGGGGAAGTGCCCCCACAGAAGCTGCAGGCACTGCAGCGGGTTCTACAGAGTGAATTCTGTAATGCCGTCAGAGAAGTGAGTCACTTTCTTTGCTGCAGCTATGACTCTACTTTTTCACCCCTCccagacaaaacacaaccagGTGTCATCCCTGTGTGAAATAAGCACAGGAATGACAAGTGTGTAGAGATGATGAAGAGGCAAGCAACATTCAATTCAGTGCTATTAATTCCGGGGTGCAATTTCTTTGaagtatatttattataaagCTCAGGGATGTGTGCATGGACTGGTGTAGGGGTgtatcacacacagaaacagagcaagcagcaatgcagtgcaaaaaaaaaaaatgatacaagGCTCTCAGCCAGTGTAAATATCAGGAGTGATAATGGCAgacattatcttttttttttttttttttttaaacacatgaGGCAGACACTCACTTGCAGCTGGTCtggaaaaggtgtgtgtttgtttatttatgtgttaatTCCAGTATGagtttgatattttttcttgtgcatgaacaggaaaaaaaaggcatgttcaaaactgcttttttccagtgaaGTCTGTTTCTTTGGTGGTTTGAATGGCAATTCAGGTAGCATTTATGAAATTTGACTGTCATATGCTAGAACTTGAGTGGGAAGCAGTGTAAACAAATAGCAGCCCAACTAACCAAGAACAGACATGGAGAGTCAGTAAACTGAGGCTCCTGGCCAAGGAAGTGCTTTCTTGTTTAGGGGCGATACCAGTCCGGGCTAAGCTGGAAGGCACATTTAAAAGACAGCATCAAAATGCATCACTACTCTGTGAGGATGCCTGTGCTGATACTGTGACAGTTGCACTGCTAGAACACACAGATCCAATCTGATCACGTGTACATTGCAGGGTAGGCAGGGAAatgaaaatatctgaaaaacaaatcaatctTTCCTGCTGTCTAGGGCATTAGTTCAAGTTTCCTTCCTGATcacaaaaaacagtgtttaaaaATGGAATTTCCTTTGATCAATGTTCATCATGTGGGTATTTGGACTGTGGTAGTTTGTTCATGACAAAATGTTGATTGACACTGTCTCTCGCAATGTTTCTTCAGGTATATGAACATGTGTACGAAACCGTGGACATTAACAGCAGCCCTGAGGTCAGGGCCAACGCCACGGCTAAGGTAGACTCAGcgaaacagtgttttttgttgggGATCGGCCTTTTGTGTGCCCACAATGGTTCAGGCAATATGTGTACTaaatttttgttaatttaaacGAAGTAGCTTGTATTGCATGTTGTTGACAGCAAAAAGTATGGTTTGTTTACAAAGTAAACTGAAGGAAACTGAAGTATTATCAATCTGTCTTGTCCGTTTGTAGGCTACTGTGGCAGCTTTTGCAGCAAGTGAGGGACACTCCCATCCTCGTGTCGTGGAACTTCCCAAGACAGAAGAAGGCCTGGGTTTCAATATAATGGGAGGAAAGGAGCAAAACTCTCCTATTTACATCTCGAGGATCATCCCAGGGGGCATCGCTGATCGACATGGTGGCCTAAAGAGAGGCGATCAGCTTCTTTCTGTAAACGGGGTGGTATGTTCAACTCACATGGTCATTAGTGATTTCTAAGGATGTTACATTGGATGCTTAAGCTTGATATACATGTTAGCTTATTGTGTATTCAGTCTGTATACAAAACAGTTCACTAATGTTATTAAATTACCTGGTTTTGATGTGACTAACCAGCCAAGGAAAGATCCTCTACTCCTTTCTACCCATCCCTACCACTGCTTCCCCTACCATTGCCTTGGGGACAGCTGGCCCCCCAGAAATaaccaaaatattttatttatgttatttacccATTTTATATGCACccgtttcatttcagctcagtgtcacagtgtgaGACTCTCTAATGTATTTTGCTGTCATTTCTGGTCGTGCTAGTTTCTCTCCTCactctctgtgtttcactgagGGCGGGGCTGAGCCTCTACACATGGAGCGGAGCAGACGAGAGACAGGCAAAGTGAAAATAACGTTTCGTTACTTGATGACGATTAATGTAGTCTGTCTAAAACCAAACACAGATGGACATCGACCCCAAATGTACGAAATTCAGGCAAAAATATCTGCGTCATTTAAAGGCATCCAGTCTGAATCTGGTGACAGTGGTGAGGATAGCCCCCCACCCGAtacccatccatccctccaAAACAGTCAACCTGGAGAAACACTGCCTACCATGCATCAACACTTTGTGTGCAGTTCCCTGGAGCTGCTACGCAACTCTTCTCTACATAGTACACCAATCACTCTTTCTGTTGATTAGAGGTTTAGTTTTGCTCCAATATGAAAGATAAATACATCAGTACATTACATCAACTTAAATAAATATGCAGAATTAGGTATAATGTACTCTTGTAGCCATGGACCAAACAAACCAGATGTCCAGTGTCATTAAATGCCATAGAACTACACCTGTTGTATTTTAGTTTAGACAGTAATGTGGTATTACCTAAGTTTAACTGCATGTTAGATGTATggtgttgctgaaaaagagaATATGCGCTTTTTGCATGGAAAAACAATGATTACAAAGAAAGGTGCTTTGTTGTATGCTGTGGTCATAGTAATCACAGACTTACCTAGTATTTATAACAgtcatttttttacattagaaATGAAGCAGACTTCAAAGATGATTCACACTGTAGGGCTTTATTACAGCACAACTTTCACCCTAGGAACTATAAAATTAAAGTTGGTCCATGGCATGAACTTCACAGACTTGGTTTTATAACCCCTTCATTTTTTACCTTATAATCTCTTATAATGAATTACAAACTTGAGTGTGATAAGTAGAATCAAGTTGCTGTGGCTTATGAATGATGGCACTTGGTGGTAGTTAAAATATTGCAGTAAAAGAGGTTCTAAAAGTTTTTAATGTTGCTCATCATTGCTTATATTGTTTCCATCACTGTGCATGATGTAtgcctgctgcttttagggTAATTGTGCCTTGTACTTTGTGATAAAATGGTGTGTGCTGTGATGTAAAAATTGAtttgtgtctctttttctctctccagagTGTGGAAGGTGAACATCATGAGAAAGCTGTGGAACTCCTCAAGGCAGCTCAGGGCACAGTTAAGCTGGTAGTAAGGTACACCCCCAAAGTCCTAGAGGAGATGGAGTCACGCTTTGAGAAAATGAGGTCGGCAAAGCGCCGGCAACAGAACAGCTATCCCCAGTAGTGTTTTCTCCGAATTGATGCCCAGCTCCCCAGTCTCTGCTCCTCTAGCCTCCTGGTCTCTTTATTATCTTCCCCCTAAAACCCTTAATGATACTGAACCAAATTTAGCTTGTAGTCACATATGTTGTGCTTCTACCCTTTCCTGTagcattttttaaatccacTATTGTTACTGTGTCACGCTACAACTCAAGGAGAACACTAGACTGATTGTGATACTAAATGTAGGTGGCCACTCACACCTCGTGCATTATTTTCAAattgacattttgaatgcagtTCTGAGTACTTTTGAGACCAGCTACAAAAGTCCTTTGATTGAGGAGgtagtgtttttaattcttttatcaCAGCCACTACCAAGTGCCTCAGGGCAAAACAAGTTTATCTTATGTACTGTGTTCACAGTCCCTGTGTATTTTCTTTCgttcgttcttttttttttttttttttttttaaaccatgacTTAAGATCAAGTAATTAAATACTTGTGGCGGGATTTACTACATGCTTTGCAGCTGTTATTCTCAAAGGTCATTTGATTtgatacaaataaatgttaaatacatGTACAACCATTTATTTGTGCAGTGGACCCACTAACCCTCAAAATAAAATGAcgtatttgtattttaattgttACTCAACAAGAATTTTGATAATAaggaatgtttttaaaaaagccttCATGGTACTTTCACTTAATCAGAGATAGCTGGATCTTTAAAAGTAAGGGAAGTCATTTAATCACTTCAGAAAAAAGGTAACAATTTACCTTAGCAGACTTAAGTTTGGCCTGCCTTCTAAGCTGCCTGACATCATGCCATGCTGTGCAGTCCACCTCACAAAAAGCTTACCATGTACTGTGGGGTTTAAGTACTCTTGCAGGTAAGTGATGTATCGGGGACTCAGCCATGCATGCACTAGTTTCTTGCCACTGAAGAGACCCAAATGTTTACATTGAGCTTTTAAGATGATATAACAGTGAGAAATAAACCCTCAATGGCATGACAAGTTGGACAGGAGTCAGAACCTGTTGAACTGgtaattaatttgtcatggcCTAAATAGGCAATGTACCATATggcatgtttttctttgctgggTACTTTTCAGGAGGCTAGTTAACTACATTGGTCCCTCAAACTATGCAAAAAACTGCTTGCCAGCATTGCTTGCATAAGTCATTGATAGTaccaatagaaaaaaaaaggactaaattcaaaatatcagacTCTTACAGCCACTACTATGTCTGGATGTCATTACTGTTTGATGAATGAAATGACAGGTGTGAATCTCAAGTAAATCTGGCCACTGTGTACATACACATtgttaaatacataataaatctGTTCTTAACTTTGAATTAAGCTTTTATAAGGTCCCCCTTTCTAACATTTTGTTACATGGTATGTCTTAACAGTACTAAAAAGGGTTTTCTGTATTTAATGAAATGTTCATTTCATTCTAACCTGTACATCTCATTAATCATTGATCACTGATTTCTGTAGAACTTGGGTGAAGGTTAAGCATACAGATATTCAGGGACCGAGATAAGGGGTTGCACtacagtgcactgctgtagaAAAAGCCTGGAAGATTTGAACAACCTTTTCCCATCATGATGGTTGTGAACTTTTCAAAGTTCGGTGTAGGACCAGACATTTCAATAAATGCAAAGAGCAGTAAGTTGGAACTTTTTATTTAATAGAGTGTCACAAGACAGATTTATTACCGTATTGTTACTGTGTTTCCCTTTATTTTCATCAACACTTGTTTTTGCACCTTTAAAGCATTAAAGCCACATCATATATCAGACAGTGATAATGACAGACACAATATCACTCAAAGCTGCCAAAcggttctttttttcttttttttttttttccttttttcttttttgatatgCAATCTAAAGCAGGCTCTGCCCCAACCAATGTCAGTAACCCACTTCTATACTTAGGCTATACTCGAATGTCTATAAATACAGCACATGTAAACAAACCTATTAAGTTCAACAGTGTATGTAAAGCCATGTTTAGCTGTCACATTGCCATTCCTCATATCAAAGAGTTATAggtcagaaatattttaaattgtgtctttgttttctacCAATATCCTGGGATATTTATGTAAAGAAAACCTTGGAGGTAGGAGAAAGTTTTTGAAAAGCtaatttggtaacactttacaaaagCTTTATTTCAGAGTATTAATTAAGATATATTCATGTAGCACCTACTTAACACCCTCTGATAGGTTAAAATTGGAGATACAACACCATTTTAATGAAGAACCAGGCATGGTGTcgcaaaattattttaatgaaagtGTGTTACATGGTTGTAAGCACATTATCTATCAGGGAGAGTGTTAAGTATCTACATACTTCATTTCTGTGGACGCAGAATAATTTTACATCAGGCCATTGTTAAGTGTCACTTATACCCAACCCTTACACCTGTGCTAAATATGGTACTACAAAAACACTGTAGCTGCGTTGGAGCTATAAATATCTCTGCCTGTCATGCACTATTAAACAACGAAAAGAAGATATCAGAAACTCTGAAAATATGGCAGGTTGATTTCAAAGTAAATGATAGTCTTTTACAAATCCAAAGTCATTCAGTGAAGGAACCAATCTGTTGCTCATTTTAAGAGTTTGTTCATATCAATGTATGTTGTTTCCAGTGGTGGCTGCAatagcatgtatgtgtgtgtttatatatatatatatctatatatgtatagcATGCGTAAACTAGGCTTTAGTCAACCAAGCCATATTCTTGTTGAGTCTCAGGATCAATACATCATATAACAGAGAGGAGGGCAGCACTGAGATTGAAAAGAGATAGTACTGAATTATTTAACTGTAGCAGAAATTCTGCTGGGGGATAAagtaacagaaacacaaagtatATGAGTATCAAATACCTGACAGGAAGGAAGTCGGCCCACCTTTTGCCTTGAAACAGTTTCAGTCTTCCTTGGAAAGCTGTCATGCAGGTCCTGAAGTTTGTGTATCCGGATATATGTTATTTTCAAGAGGTAAATTCCTGCATCTTTAGGGGATGAGCTAGGGTGAAATTTCAATTTAGTCCTGGCATTCATGAAACCACTCGCTCGTTAAGCTGGGTATTCAGGCAATCATGGGGGAACAGAAAACTTTGCTCAGTgagctgttcacacacacaggtgagccaTAGCTTTTGTGGTGATAGGTGACTTGTCGtgttgtgtgtctctctgtgtcactgAGTTTTTAGTTTTCActggcaaggcaagtttatttgtatagcacaattcagcacaaggtaattcaaagtgctttacagagacattaaaagcaacaagacacaatttaaaacaataaaaacagtcaatttgCTAGTGCTACTCTTTGCTGATGctcttttgtctgtgtttggcatAAGTTGCCATCATTATCCAGATTGTTCCATTTGCTGGACTAAATTTTGCGAGTTTTATAACCAAGgcaaaaaaattctaaaattcaaAGCACTGACTGTTTGGCCTGCATTTTGAACTGTTGGTATTTAAGTTAATAGGATTCATGACGAGTGTCtctgttattttgtccaccCCCTCTATGTCCCAAGTAAATTTTACACAAGTAAAATGAATTGCCCAGTAAATTAATCAGTCAAAACTGGCAAAAGACTAGCAGGTATTTTGatactttgattaaaaaataattcactTAGCCATTTGAACATTGCCCTCCCAAAAGAATGATACATCACCAGCAGCAGACGGTTATGTGTGGTTCATATTAAATCAGCTGACATTAATCGCTGGTGAGGAGATAAATTGTGACTTACTTACCTATAcagaggagcaaacaaacaaaaaaaataccccGTGGCACTTGACTTTTGTTTCACAATCATTTATAAATCTATTAACACTCTCCATAGTGACTCCATTAACTGTCTCCGTTGTGACTCAAAGTGTAATGTTTCATTTCAAGTCAGCTTTACCTACGGGCACAAGCACAGGCCGGCATGCCATGCAAGCCAGTTGAGGGTGTCAGAAGGTTTTAtggtattaatattaatttaatCTTTTAAATATGTGAGAAAAAGCCATGGTGTACTACAGTATACATCACGAGCATGCACACCAGTTTTATTAGCGT
This DNA window, taken from Myripristis murdjan chromosome 3, fMyrMur1.1, whole genome shotgun sequence, encodes the following:
- the lin7c gene encoding protein lin-7 homolog C isoform X2, whose protein sequence is MASLGEPVRLERDISRAIELLDKLQRTGEVPPQKLQALQRVLQSEFCNAVREVYEHVYETVDINSSPEVRANATAKATVAAFAASEGHSHPRVVELPKTEEGLGFNIMGGKEQNSPIYISRIIPGGIADRHGGLKRGDQLLSVNGVSVEGEHHEKAVELLKAAQGTVKLVVRYTPKVLEEMESRFEKMRSAKRRQQNSYPQ
- the lin7c gene encoding protein lin-7 homolog C isoform X1; the protein is MITLVVVPVILLTDISRAIELLDKLQRTGEVPPQKLQALQRVLQSEFCNAVREVYEHVYETVDINSSPEVRANATAKATVAAFAASEGHSHPRVVELPKTEEGLGFNIMGGKEQNSPIYISRIIPGGIADRHGGLKRGDQLLSVNGVSVEGEHHEKAVELLKAAQGTVKLVVRYTPKVLEEMESRFEKMRSAKRRQQNSYPQ